Proteins from a single region of Ailuropoda melanoleuca isolate Jingjing chromosome 15, ASM200744v2, whole genome shotgun sequence:
- the KCNJ4 gene encoding inward rectifier potassium channel 4 — translation MHGHSRNGQAHVPRRKRRNRFVKKNGQCNVYFANLSNKSQRYMADIFTTCVDTRWRYMLMIFSAAFLVSWLFFGLLFSAGTPTGGGGGAPTAPKPCIMHVNGFLGAFLFSVETQTTIGYGFRCVTEECPLAVIAVVVQSIVGCVIDSFMIGTIMAKMARPKKRAQTLLFSHHAVISVRDGKLCLMWRVGNLRKSHIVEAHVRAQLIKPYMTQEGEYLPLDQRDLNVGYDIGLDRIFLVSPIIIVHEIDEDSPLYGMGKEELESEDFEIVVILEGMVEATAMTTQARSSYLASEILWGHRFEPVVFEEKSHYKVDYSRFHKTYEVAGTPCCSARELQESKITVLPAPPPPPSAFCYENELALMSQEEEEMEEEAAAAAAVAAGLGLEAGSKEEAGIIRMLEFGSHLDLERMQATLPLDNISYRRESAI, via the coding sequence ATGCACGGGCACAGCCGCAACGGGCAGGCCCACGTGCCCCGGCGGAAACGCCGCAACCGCTTCGTCAAGAAGAACGGCCAATGCAACGTCTACTTCGCCAACCTGAGCAACAAGTCGCAGCGCTACATGGCGGACATCTTCACCACGTGCGTGGACACGCGCTGGCGCTACATGCTCATGATCTTCTCCGCGGCCTTCCTCGTCTCCTGGCTCTTCTTCGGCCTCCTCTTCTCGGCGGGGACCCCgacgggcgggggcgggggcgcccCGACGGCCCCCAAGCCTTGCATCATGCACGTGAACGGCTTCCTGGGCGCCTTCCTGTTCTCGGTGGAGACGCAGACGACCATCGGCTACGGGTTCCGCTGCGTGACGGAGGAGTGCCCGCTGGCGGTCATCGCCGTGGTGGTGCAGTCCATCGTGGGCTGCGTCATCGACTCCTTCATGATCGGCACCATCATGGCCAAGATGGCCCGGCCCAAGAAGCGGGCGCAGACGCTGCTGTTCAGCCACCACGCGGTCATCTCGGTGCGCGACGGCAAGCTCTGCCTCATGTGGCGCGTGGGCAACCTGCGCAAGAGCCACATCGTGGAGGCCCACGTGCGGGCCCAGCTCATCAAGCCCTACATGACCCAGGAGGGCGAGTACCTGCCGCTGGACCAGCGGGACCTCAACGTGGGCTACGACATCGGCCTGGACCGCATCTTCCTGGTGTCGCCCATCATCATCGTCCACGAGATCGACGAGGACAGCCCGCTCTACGGCATGGGCAAGGAGGAGCTGGAGTCGGAGGACTTTGAGATCGTGGTCATCCTCGAGGGCATGGTGGAGGCCACCGCCATGACCACCCAGGCCCGCAGCTCCTACCTGGCCAGCGAGATCCTGTGGGGCCACCGCTTCGAGCCCGTGGTCTTCGAGGAGAAGAGCCACTACAAGGTGGACTACTCGCGCTTCCACAAGACCTACGAGGTGGCCGGCACGCCCTGCTGCTCCGCGCGTGAGCTGCAGGAGAGCAAGATCACCGTGCTGcccgccccgccgcccccgcccaGTGCCTTCTGCTACGAGAACGAGCTGGCCCTCATgagccaggaggaagaggagatggaggaggaggcggcggctgCGGCGGCCGTGGCCGCGGGCCTGGGCCTGGAGGCAGGCTCCAAGGAGGAGGCGGGCATCATCCGAATGCTGGAGTTCGGCAGCCACCTGGATCTGGAGCGCATGCAAGCCACCCTCCCGCTGGACAACATCTCCTACCGCAGGGAGTCCGCCATCTGA